From a region of the Tachypleus tridentatus isolate NWPU-2018 chromosome 1, ASM421037v1, whole genome shotgun sequence genome:
- the LOC143233026 gene encoding uncharacterized protein LOC143233026, whose translation MRSHLERLAQFLARLRADQLCEIASLYDPSQPAARLAFRKILSSPQSQSFLSCSVSSLSSTSSEILDFVQGDEGTVTEEDMMKFFIFVLLLLNHKRGSRKFDMKLLQSDFRYPEEEEADIVDMKLRPEILVPKEEPFGLWFSSCRTGHGEEEEDVCLPQQVRQFETLRVKVLTVACGLIIPLLISGVLDIDNSRGYEIIEQHMENGMRNLLMIHKAQSEDFGLYNCSVWNEYGHDSVLIHLKRQG comes from the exons ATGAGAAGTCACCTTGAGCGACTTGCCCAGTTCTTGGCTCGACTGAGGGCTGATCAGCTTTGTGAGATAGCCAGTCTGTATGACCCATCCCAACCTGCTGCTAGACTAGCTTTTAGAAAAATTTTATCTAGTCCTCAGTCTCAAAG ctTCCTCAGTTGTAGTGTGAGTTCTTTGAGTTCAACTTCCAGTGAGATCTTAGATTTTGTGCAAGGA gaTGAAGGCACAGTTACTGAAGAGGACATGATGAAATTCTTCATATTTGTGTTGCTTCTTTTAAACCATAAAAGAGGATCAAGGAAGTTTGATATGAAATTACTCCAGTCTGACTTCAGGTATCCTGAAGAGGAAGAGGCAGACATTGTGGACATGAAGTTAAGGCCTGAAATTCTAGTGCCTAAAGAGGAACCTTTTGGCTTGTGGTTTAGCTCATGCAG AACTGGACATggtgaagaagaagaagatgttTGTCTCCCACAACAGGTCAGACAGTTTGAAACTCTCAGGGTCAAAGTACTGACTGTAGCTTGTGGGCTTATCATACCATTGCTTATTTCTGGG GTTTTAGATATTGACAACTCTCGTGGTTACGAAATAATTGAACAGCACATGGAAAATGGAATGAGAAACCTTTTGATGATCCACAAAGCTCAGAGCGAAGACTTTGGTCTCTATAACTGTTCTGTGTGGAACGAATACGGCCATGACAGTGTTCTAATTCATTTGAAAAGACAAGGTtag